One Marinibacterium anthonyi genomic region harbors:
- a CDS encoding ABC-transporter permease protein, translated as MTDRPDRFPDHFVDDAPFDPTATITEIERADLDAPNWVLVWRKFRTHKLGLISGILIVFSYIMLPFWGFVAPYGANERHEDYLYASPQKIRFFHEGTFIGPFIYPVTAEANLETFQWEFKPDLDNPAPLRFFCQGSQYRLAGLIPSTTHLFCPPEGTTVFLWGADRLGRDVFSRILYGSQLSLTVGLIGIMVSFSLGIFFGSIAGYFGGTLDWGINRVIEVLRSLPELPLWLALSAAVPSNWGPVSVFFIISIILGILDWPGLARSVRAKFLSLREEEYVRAAEMMGARPARVIGRHLLPNFASHLIASATLSIPAMILGETALSFLGLGLRPPAVSWGVMLNDAQNLASIEIYPWTALPMVPIIVVVLAFNFLGDGLRDSLDPYQD; from the coding sequence ATGACCGACAGGCCCGACCGTTTCCCCGACCACTTTGTCGACGACGCGCCGTTCGATCCCACGGCCACGATCACCGAAATCGAACGCGCCGACCTGGACGCGCCCAACTGGGTGCTGGTCTGGCGCAAGTTCCGGACCCACAAGCTGGGCCTGATCTCGGGTATCCTGATCGTGTTCAGCTACATCATGCTGCCGTTCTGGGGCTTTGTCGCCCCCTACGGCGCCAACGAACGGCACGAAGACTACCTCTACGCCTCTCCCCAGAAGATCCGGTTCTTCCACGAAGGCACCTTCATCGGCCCCTTCATCTATCCCGTGACCGCCGAGGCGAACCTGGAAACCTTCCAGTGGGAATTCAAACCCGATCTCGACAACCCCGCGCCGCTGCGGTTCTTCTGCCAGGGGTCGCAATACCGACTGGCCGGGCTGATCCCGTCGACAACCCACCTGTTCTGCCCGCCAGAGGGCACGACCGTCTTCCTGTGGGGCGCGGACCGGCTGGGCCGCGACGTGTTCTCGCGCATTCTTTACGGATCGCAATTGTCGCTGACGGTGGGTCTGATCGGGATCATGGTGTCCTTCAGCCTCGGCATCTTCTTCGGCTCCATCGCCGGTTATTTCGGCGGCACCCTCGACTGGGGCATCAACCGGGTGATCGAAGTGCTGCGGTCGCTGCCCGAACTGCCGCTGTGGCTGGCGCTGTCGGCGGCGGTGCCGTCGAACTGGGGGCCGGTGTCGGTGTTCTTCATCATCTCCATCATCCTGGGCATTCTCGACTGGCCGGGGCTGGCGCGGTCGGTGCGGGCCAAGTTCCTGTCCCTGCGCGAAGAGGAATACGTGCGTGCCGCCGAAATGATGGGCGCGCGGCCCGCCCGGGTGATCGGGCGCCACCTGCTGCCCAACTTCGCCTCGCACCTGATCGCCTCGGCCACGCTGTCGATCCCGGCGATGATCCTGGGCGAAACCGCGCTGTCGTTCCTGGGCCTCGGCCTGCGCCCGCCCGCGGTCAGCTGGGGCGTGATGCTCAACGATGCGCAGAACCTCGCTTCGATCGAAATCTATCCCTGGACCGCCCTGCCCATGGTCCCGATCATTGTCGTGGTGCTGGCCTTCAACTTCCTGGGTGACGGGCTGCGCGACAGCCTGGATCCCTACCAGGACTGA
- a CDS encoding putative ABC transporter substrate-binding protein precursor, whose product MSDHSAFRSLCAAAAALVLSALPVFALDPQETPYFADKVASGDLPPIAERLPDTPLVVDLEAKGRTTGVQGGTLRTMVSRSKDVRQMVVYGYARLIGYNEDYELVPDILQSFDNQDDKVFTFHLRPGMKWSDGAPFTSDDFAYWWNDVANNEELSPSGPPDFLRVNGKFPTVTFPDEYTVVYAWDDPNPAFLAYFAQAVPPFIYRPKHYTSQFHANYVTPEKLEEIVDENRLRSWAALHNKIDNMHRFDNPDLPTLQPWVNVSDGKQTRHMFVRNPYFHRIDSKGQQLPYIDEVEMTIVSGGLIAAKSNAGESDLQGRGLDFPDIAILRKGEADGGNYKTYLWGNGYASQIAIYPNLNYNDTAWRDVLRDVRVRRALSLGINRNAINQALYFKLAKPGAMTVLPRSPFYNEANRDAWAAHDIDKANALLDEAGLDKRQGDGIRLLPDGRPMEIVIETAGERQEVENALQIIIDNWRDIGVKLIMRPLDRDILYNRVFAGTTMAAVWYGWDDGLPQAYTSPSYVCPRRQEFFAWPKWGQYYQTNGESGEPPDMEPAIRLMELCKDWDQAKTDEERGAIWSEMLKIHADNVFGIGILAEAPQPIVVNKRLRNVPEKAIWAWDPGAHFGIYHPDEFYFADAP is encoded by the coding sequence ATGTCTGACCATTCCGCCTTCCGAAGCCTTTGCGCCGCCGCGGCGGCGCTTGTGCTGTCGGCCCTGCCCGTTTTCGCACTCGACCCCCAGGAAACGCCCTATTTCGCCGACAAGGTCGCCTCGGGCGACCTGCCGCCCATCGCCGAACGCCTGCCCGACACCCCGCTGGTCGTCGATCTCGAAGCCAAGGGCCGCACCACCGGCGTTCAGGGCGGCACCCTGCGCACCATGGTGTCGCGGTCCAAGGACGTGCGCCAGATGGTGGTCTACGGCTATGCCCGGCTGATCGGCTACAACGAGGATTACGAACTGGTCCCCGACATCCTGCAAAGCTTCGACAACCAGGATGACAAGGTCTTCACCTTCCACCTGCGGCCCGGCATGAAATGGTCCGACGGCGCGCCCTTCACCTCGGACGATTTCGCCTACTGGTGGAACGACGTGGCCAACAACGAGGAACTCAGCCCCTCGGGCCCGCCCGATTTCCTGCGCGTGAACGGCAAGTTCCCCACCGTGACCTTCCCCGACGAATACACCGTGGTCTACGCCTGGGACGATCCCAACCCCGCCTTCCTGGCCTATTTCGCCCAGGCCGTGCCGCCCTTCATCTACCGCCCCAAGCACTACACCAGCCAGTTCCACGCCAACTACGTGACCCCCGAGAAGCTGGAAGAGATCGTGGATGAAAACCGCCTGCGCAGCTGGGCGGCGCTGCACAACAAGATCGACAACATGCACCGGTTCGACAACCCGGACCTGCCGACGCTTCAGCCCTGGGTCAACGTGTCCGACGGCAAGCAGACGCGCCACATGTTCGTCCGCAACCCCTATTTCCACCGCATCGACAGCAAGGGCCAGCAGCTGCCCTATATCGACGAGGTCGAGATGACGATCGTCTCGGGCGGGCTGATCGCGGCCAAGTCCAACGCCGGCGAAAGCGACCTGCAGGGCCGCGGGCTGGACTTCCCCGACATCGCCATCCTGCGTAAGGGCGAAGCCGACGGCGGCAATTACAAGACCTACCTCTGGGGCAACGGCTATGCCTCGCAGATCGCCATCTATCCCAACCTCAACTACAACGATACCGCCTGGCGCGACGTCCTGCGCGACGTCCGCGTGCGCCGCGCGCTCAGCCTTGGCATCAACCGCAACGCCATCAACCAGGCGCTGTATTTCAAGCTGGCCAAGCCCGGCGCCATGACCGTCCTGCCCCGCAGCCCCTTCTACAACGAAGCCAACCGCGACGCCTGGGCCGCCCATGACATCGACAAGGCCAATGCCCTGCTGGACGAAGCGGGCCTCGACAAGCGCCAGGGCGACGGCATCCGCCTGCTGCCCGACGGCCGGCCCATGGAAATCGTCATCGAAACCGCCGGCGAACGGCAGGAAGTCGAAAACGCCCTGCAGATCATCATCGACAACTGGCGCGACATCGGCGTCAAGCTGATCATGCGCCCGCTCGACCGCGACATCCTCTACAACCGGGTCTTCGCCGGCACCACCATGGCCGCCGTCTGGTACGGCTGGGACGACGGCCTGCCCCAGGCCTATACCTCGCCCTCCTACGTCTGCCCCCGCCGGCAGGAATTCTTTGCCTGGCCGAAATGGGGCCAGTACTATCAGACCAACGGCGAATCCGGCGAACCGCCCGACATGGAACCCGCCATCCGCCTGATGGAACTGTGCAAGGACTGGGACCAGGCCAAGACCGACGAGGAGCGTGGCGCAATCTGGAGCGAGATGCTCAAGATCCATGCCGACAACGTCTTTGGCATCGGCATCCTGGCCGAGGCCCCGCAGCCCATCGTGGTGAACAAGCGCCTGCGCAACGTGCCGGAAAAGGCCATCTGGGCCTGGGATCCCGGCGCGCATTTCGGGATCTACCATCCCGACGAATTCTACTTCGCCGACGCGCCCTGA
- the tap gene encoding Dipeptide chemoreceptor protein has product MSQADTFQDAAQAGGSGLDTLRRTASQIFAVTLVVMGILVSVLASFWSPDWPLIAGASAILAGTAVYYALKCPEALPARLAITVALAFNWALVTYVSTGFGDGEFVLDGHMLFFTYSALLLSYVCWRAVLTLATIVVLHHLVFNIIAPTLVWPSANYGWYHLVIHGVLASAVAGTGMSMAVRVSDLFSTSEASLKKAEAQTALVERAQRDRVAMMDLLDSEFGKVVGDATRGRFDTRITARFDDDTLTHLRDGLNDMVTMIERGVGETRRVIEKVAEGDLSDRMEGQFAGDFDALKTGVNATIERLSVIVQDIKERNGDLDHQAKALSQSSQHLAAQAEEQAAALEETATSMDQVSQTVKASARHASDSGVIVDRTLTDVEGIVTTVRASMHAVAEIDESAREIERIINVIEDIARETNLLALNAAVEAARAGEAGKGFAIVANEVRDLAIRAGQASNDVRSVIDESQQKVTRGVELVNSAETALGDIVERVGNIASHVHQIVQDSSGQDTAIAQIRDTVASIDHITQENARTAERTARSVTELENQSQGMLRAISVFKLVRNEKAAAAHRAA; this is encoded by the coding sequence ATGTCCCAGGCCGACACGTTCCAAGACGCCGCCCAGGCCGGCGGCAGCGGTCTCGATACGCTGCGCAGGACCGCATCGCAGATCTTTGCCGTCACGCTGGTGGTCATGGGAATCCTCGTCAGCGTGCTGGCGTCCTTCTGGTCGCCCGACTGGCCGCTGATCGCCGGCGCCTCGGCCATCCTGGCCGGCACCGCCGTCTATTACGCGCTCAAATGTCCCGAAGCGCTGCCCGCGCGCCTGGCGATCACGGTGGCCCTGGCCTTCAACTGGGCGCTGGTGACCTATGTCAGCACCGGGTTCGGTGACGGCGAATTCGTGCTGGACGGGCACATGCTGTTCTTCACCTACAGCGCGCTGCTGCTGTCCTACGTCTGCTGGCGCGCGGTGCTGACGCTGGCCACGATCGTCGTGCTGCACCACCTGGTGTTCAACATCATCGCCCCCACCCTGGTCTGGCCCAGCGCGAATTACGGCTGGTATCACCTGGTGATCCACGGCGTGCTGGCCTCGGCCGTGGCGGGGACGGGCATGTCGATGGCGGTGCGGGTGTCGGACCTGTTTTCCACCAGCGAGGCGTCGCTGAAGAAGGCCGAGGCGCAGACCGCGCTGGTGGAACGCGCCCAGCGCGACCGCGTCGCCATGATGGACCTGCTCGACAGCGAATTCGGCAAGGTCGTCGGCGATGCCACCCGCGGCCGCTTCGACACGCGGATCACCGCGCGGTTCGACGACGACACGCTGACCCACCTGCGCGACGGTCTGAACGATATGGTCACGATGATCGAACGCGGCGTCGGCGAAACCCGGCGCGTGATCGAAAAAGTGGCCGAAGGCGATCTGTCCGACCGGATGGAAGGCCAGTTCGCCGGCGATTTCGACGCGCTGAAGACCGGTGTGAACGCCACGATCGAACGGCTCTCGGTCATCGTGCAGGACATCAAGGAACGCAACGGCGACCTCGATCACCAGGCCAAGGCGCTCAGCCAAAGTTCGCAGCACCTGGCCGCCCAGGCCGAGGAACAGGCCGCCGCGCTTGAGGAAACCGCGACGTCGATGGACCAGGTTTCGCAGACCGTGAAGGCCAGCGCCAGGCATGCCAGCGACAGCGGGGTGATCGTCGACCGGACCCTTACGGATGTCGAAGGCATTGTCACCACGGTCCGCGCCTCCATGCACGCCGTGGCCGAGATCGACGAAAGCGCGCGCGAGATCGAGCGGATCATCAACGTCATCGAGGATATCGCACGGGAAACCAACCTGCTGGCGCTGAACGCCGCGGTGGAAGCCGCGCGGGCGGGCGAGGCCGGCAAGGGATTCGCCATCGTCGCCAACGAGGTGCGCGACCTTGCCATCCGCGCCGGCCAGGCGTCCAACGACGTGCGATCGGTCATCGACGAAAGCCAGCAGAAAGTGACCCGCGGCGTCGAACTGGTGAATTCGGCCGAGACCGCGCTGGGGGACATCGTCGAACGCGTCGGCAACATCGCCTCCCATGTGCACCAGATCGTCCAGGATTCGTCCGGCCAGGACACCGCCATTGCCCAGATCCGCGACACGGTGGC
- a CDS encoding putative Glutamate/aspartate periplasmic-binding protein precursor yields MFRTLAALFLAAAFAGQAGAQTIDRIKEHGEIRFGYREDAAPLSYVDDAGKPAGYSIQVCAELGKALGRALGLEEIEFKYVPVDANNRFAKVVNGEIDLLCGAATITMSRREFVDFSIPIFVDGTAVMLPKGAPSTFSSLNGKKVGVREGTTTEEALTNTLKQTGTDAEMVTFASHEDGMAAMKSGEISAYFADQSILLFLNRDGGDFVVMDRLLTIEKQGLAMLKGDDEFRYMVDGALSGMINTGVIPSIFRQTLPGVEPGQAMQWLFRLSPMLP; encoded by the coding sequence ATGTTCCGAACTCTCGCCGCGCTCTTCCTCGCCGCCGCATTCGCGGGCCAGGCCGGGGCCCAGACCATCGACCGGATCAAGGAACACGGCGAGATCCGGTTCGGGTACCGCGAGGATGCCGCGCCGCTGTCCTACGTGGACGACGCGGGCAAGCCGGCGGGCTATTCGATCCAGGTGTGCGCAGAGCTGGGCAAGGCGCTGGGTCGCGCGCTGGGGCTTGAGGAGATCGAGTTCAAGTACGTGCCGGTCGATGCCAACAACCGCTTTGCCAAGGTGGTGAACGGCGAGATCGACCTGCTGTGCGGGGCGGCGACGATCACCATGAGCCGGCGGGAATTCGTCGATTTCTCGATCCCGATCTTCGTCGACGGAACGGCGGTGATGCTGCCCAAGGGCGCGCCTTCGACGTTCTCGTCGCTGAACGGCAAGAAGGTCGGCGTGCGCGAGGGGACGACGACCGAAGAGGCGCTGACCAACACGCTCAAGCAGACCGGGACGGACGCCGAGATGGTGACCTTCGCCAGCCACGAGGACGGGATGGCGGCGATGAAGTCGGGCGAGATTTCGGCCTATTTCGCGGACCAGTCGATCCTGCTGTTCCTCAACAGGGACGGCGGCGATTTCGTGGTGATGGACAGGTTGCTGACCATCGAGAAACAGGGGCTGGCGATGCTGAAGGGTGACGATGAATTCCGCTACATGGTCGACGGGGCGCTGTCGGGGATGATCAATACCGGGGTGATCCCGTCGATCTTCCGCCAGACCCTTCCGGGGGTGGAACCGGGGCAGGCGATGCAATGGCTCTTTCGGCTGAGCCCGATGCTGCCCTGA
- a CDS encoding ABC-transporter permease protein has protein sequence MSTLRYALYRMMTMVLTLLVVSVLVFIIINLPPGDYLSNQINELQATGQSSGVAKVEFLRHEYSLDQPQWKQYMIWVGFLPGPNGFSGLLQGDWGWSFEFERPVADIVGDSLWLTVVVNLAAVLFIYAVALPLGILAAAKSRTWIDYTAALVAYLGLATPNFLLALILFYYGHKHFGLPIGGLMDPVFEQQPLTWDKLQSILVHLIVPTFVIGTSGASAMTQRLRANMLDELGKPYVETAIAKGLSERRMLLKYPLRVAFNPFVADIGNLLPSMVSGSVLVSVVLGLQTIGPTLLTALKTQDQFLSAFILMFVALLTLIGTMISDILLVMLDPRIRYEGRET, from the coding sequence ATGAGCACGCTCCGCTACGCCCTCTACCGGATGATGACCATGGTGCTCACGCTCCTTGTGGTCTCGGTCCTGGTGTTCATCATCATCAACCTGCCCCCTGGCGACTACCTGTCGAACCAGATCAACGAATTGCAGGCCACCGGCCAAAGCAGCGGCGTCGCCAAGGTGGAATTCCTGCGGCACGAATATTCGCTCGATCAGCCGCAGTGGAAGCAATACATGATCTGGGTCGGCTTCCTGCCCGGGCCCAACGGGTTTTCCGGCCTGCTGCAGGGCGACTGGGGCTGGTCCTTCGAATTCGAACGCCCCGTCGCCGATATCGTCGGCGACAGCCTGTGGCTGACGGTGGTCGTGAACCTGGCCGCCGTGCTGTTCATCTACGCCGTGGCCCTGCCGCTGGGCATCCTGGCGGCGGCCAAATCCCGCACCTGGATCGACTACACCGCCGCGCTGGTGGCCTACCTGGGCCTGGCGACACCGAACTTCCTGCTGGCGCTGATCCTGTTCTACTATGGCCACAAGCATTTCGGCCTGCCCATCGGCGGGCTGATGGATCCGGTCTTCGAACAACAGCCCCTGACCTGGGACAAGCTGCAGTCGATCCTGGTCCACCTGATCGTGCCCACCTTCGTCATCGGCACGTCCGGCGCCTCGGCGATGACCCAGCGGCTGCGCGCCAACATGCTGGACGAACTGGGCAAACCCTATGTCGAAACCGCCATAGCCAAGGGTCTTTCGGAACGCCGCATGCTGCTGAAATACCCGCTGCGCGTGGCCTTCAACCCGTTTGTCGCCGATATCGGCAACCTGCTGCCGTCGATGGTGTCGGGATCCGTCCTGGTGTCGGTGGTGCTGGGCCTGCAGACCATCGGCCCGACGCTGCTGACCGCGCTCAAGACGCAGGATCAGTTCCTGTCGGCCTTCATCCTCATGTTCGTGGCGCTGCTGACACTGATCGGCACGATGATCTCGGATATCCTTCTGGTCATGCTCGACCCCCGCATCCGCTACGAGGGGCGTGAGACATGA